GTGAACTatgcatttgggttataatttttTTGATCCTTGAGCATTGCTAATAGCCttaaaaaatcatttgaaatacTTGTATGCACTTTGTATCTTCTTGTGGATATAAGacaaattgaaaaacttaaatATCGATCTAATGTCCTATTAGTTTGTCTCTATTTGGAATTATTTATGTGAAAGGAGTTTTCAAAGGGAGAATTGATGATCGGATTGTGAAAGAAATACTTGAGTAAGATCTAGGAGAATTTGGTGGTGAAAAAGTTACAAAATGAGTTAAAAAGTTTCTAGTTGTCTTTACCAAAAGATAGTAAACCATTGTCTACTACATGTTCTTCTAAAGATAATACAAGAACTTGAATTTCTTCTTATATTTATTGGTGTTTACTTCTTTCTCTTTAAATTCATGTTTTTAGCTTGTGTATGATGATAAAAGGGTACCTTTTTAGAAGTAGAAGCAGAAGGTGAAggaaaaggaaattgaactaaaagaGTAGGTGATACTTGAGTTTCCTCCCTAGATGATTGCTTTGTTGTTGATGTCCTAGTCcctgatttttttttataatattgtttattaACCACTTCCACCTCTTCATCCACAACCTAGACCATAGGAACCTCATACCCCCTATTGTTATTTATGTGTAATGTTGCAATTTAAGAAGTTTTATCTTTTTCCCAAACTATGATATAGGATTTAGTGGGATCTTATTACTAGGGATGTGATCATCTATAGAAAATAGATGCATCAATCACCATATATTTATTTGGAATCACTACTCTTATTCTTTCCTTTATTTAATGTAAAACAATGGGGATTATAAAGTGATTGCAACATTTAACAACTATATAATAAATCAGCAACCAAAAGAGGTACTAGATTGATGTGAAGAAAATATTTGGAGAAAAAACTCCACCAGAGAAAGAGGACAAgtatattattaatcttcaaaagaGAGATAACAACAATAATACACTTCACTTCTCTAACCAAATCCATAGCACTTGGATACCTGCATATAATTCATACAAAACTACCATGTCTTGACTCTAACTAATAGAATACTAAGGGATAAAAACCATAGCATTGACCCAAAACAAGGGACAAAATATTACTCCCAAAAACCCATTCCTAGGAAACTGGACAGCCATGAGacataattaaatatcaatttcttTTGAATGGCATCCAACATGGTGCCTAACCCATAGCCACTTAAAATTTAGCTTCTTGGATGCTCTATAACCCCCTAATTACTCTTTGAATCATCCAATAGACAACCTTTGACCTTCCACTATTGGGTGTCTAAAGAATCACTCATCATATCGTCATATCCCAATGTGCATGCCTAGGAGAGTGCATTTTATCCATGTTGACTTATTTTATACAATTTTAATCATAAATATTTTGTTTAAATaatttttctttataattttttttaattagttaatAATGAAGATAAACtttataaaatttttttttttttttttaacccagTGGTATCCCCGTGTCCCAGCCCAACGCCCAACAGCCCGTATCTCGGGTACTTGAAGTGAGACTAGTCCACTGGATGTGGCAAGACTACTTGATAGCCCTCTCACCATGCAAATCCGGTAAATATCTTGCAAAGTGAATTAAACTAGCAACAATGAGGGAAGAACAAAAACCTGCCCAAACCAACCACGCTACCGTTGCTTGACTTACACAAATGATAATTGATTACATTAACAAAAATTGTTTCCAAGACTGAAACAACGTTGAAATAGATATTACCGAACAAACATTTGTTTACagagaatattcaaatcataattcTATTTCATTGCCGGTTTCCATGAAGAATACGAGAAATGATCTTAGAAGTCGCTGATGTAAAACAAGGATTCATTTTAAACTTCATCGTCGCTCCGAGTTGGATATATCAAACTTTAAATTAATTCTTGGTCCTATTTGTCTCACAGCCGGCTGCATAGAAATAAACGAAGAGCTGCACGGCCACCATAATAAAATATTATGGTCATGGCTATAAATGCTAGGAGTCATTCTAAGAACAATATCGCCTACCTTAACACAATAATCAGTTCATATCATAGTCGTTGGTTTGAGCATATAGTCATGGCTTCCAAGGTTGTGATTCGGATTGCTCTATGCTTCTTTCTGGCTTCCATTCTCTTTGTTAATGGTGAGACGTTTACCACGTCCACTCCGTATGACTCTGCTGGTCGTCATTACGACCTTGATGGCCTATTTTGTGCTACATTTGACTCCAATCAGACCCTAGAGTTTCGTAGCAAATACCTTTGGACTGCGTATTGTGACCAAGCCGGTCAGCCCATGGAACCTTCCCTCTGCGGCACCTGCATCCAAGTAAATTGCATCATATATATTAAGGATTTCTTAGCTTATATGTATAATGTTTATACCTAATCATTTCAATTGTTACAGGTGACAAATGATTCGACTGGTCAAAATGTGATTGTACGAATTGTGGACAAGTGCCAAAATGGAGGACTGGTTTTAGAAACTGATGCTTTTAATGCAATTGATAAGGATGGGAAAGGAAAGCATTACGGCCATATGCTTACCACCTACAAGTTCGTGGGCTGTTAGAACAATCTCACAGCCTCAATTATGTCTGCTTCCTCAATTTGTCAGTTTTGCTTTGAATAAAAATGCTTGTGATTGTCACAAGTCTTTCCTACATCATGGATTTCCATTGTTCGGCTCTTTCATAGATACCATAAATTTTAGTTATGCACAAAAGTACAATTGCTTttgagaaatggaaaggaattagcAGAACAATTGCTTTTGACTATGTTAAACTACTTTTTATATGGGAAATGAATTAGCAAAGCAATTGCTCATACAAGTATGTTGTTTTATTTAGTCAgtgtaataaaaaatatattatatgctttatcgtaaatattaaatattcacaaaTCCTCTTGCAGAATAGTTCAACACCTAAAACTAGAACTGAGACAATGCACAAGTATTTAAAGAATTTCCTTTAATTTGTAGCACCTAAAATATCAATGTGAAGAAATGTTGATCATTTTTTGGAAGTCACTTTTGATTGGCAGCCAGCCTCTCCCAAAACAACAATCACTAGTCACATCAACTGCAACAATAGGAACCTAAAGAAGAATCAGGATGTGCAGACCTCCAAGGGGCCCTCTACCAAGACTACGAGCAAAAAAAAGGAAAGGAGAAGTTCGAGATTTATcatggatgaactcaaagagatcaACAATAGGACGATCCTGATGAATATGGAGCTCTTGAAAGATATAATTTAGTTGTTTTTGGCTTGTGTTTTTTGCTTGCATTGTGTTTTTTGTTGTTAGTCCCTTTGTGGTGTTTCCCCTATTTCTATTGTTGTTTAGCGGCTATTTAGACTCTAGTTTAACTTTGTTTATTTTTTGatggatttgggtttcgggtccctgtaaaacccgttatcttaataaaaaataattaaaacctAAAAAAATAATAGTGCACCATCCATAGATCATAAATATTATTTCCAAATTCGTAAGACAAATTTCTCAAATGTAGAAGAATATAGAGCATTCTTCTAGCCAAAATTGAAATACTATTTCCTACATTCACATCTCCTCATATTGAAACACATCGAGAAACATTATTTACTTGAACAAGAGTGTTAGGACCTAGGAAGGTACATCTTCACCACCATCATCATGTCAAAAATCATCAACATATTGTCAT
This genomic stretch from Cryptomeria japonica chromosome 8, Sugi_1.0, whole genome shotgun sequence harbors:
- the LOC131048749 gene encoding pathogenesis-related protein PR-4-like, which encodes MASKVVIRIALCFFLASILFVNGETFTTSTPYDSAGRHYDLDGLFCATFDSNQTLEFRSKYLWTAYCDQAGQPMEPSLCGTCIQVTNDSTGQNVIVRIVDKCQNGGLVLETDAFNAIDKDGKGKHYGHMLTTYKFVGC